A stretch of the Salvelinus fontinalis isolate EN_2023a chromosome 22, ASM2944872v1, whole genome shotgun sequence genome encodes the following:
- the LOC129820066 gene encoding leucine-rich repeat-containing protein 3B-like, protein MTPLDMWLSRSIPMCLLLQSLVLMALCFPSASMCPKGCVCQRARPDPGLHLGPGPLGLLLGLNVTCTGSRLKEIPPDLPPDTAVLRLDHNQIMAVPDHAFRGLRLLRELNLSHNAVETLGEGAFSGVEATLQVLDLSHNRITSVHKDAFARLKARVLVDDNPWHCDCTLQQALGGMAHNHEAAARVLCRSSELQEQEGRHFLAVDTDLCNLAKRTTDYAMLVTMFGWFAMVISYVVYYVRQNQEDARRHLEYLKSLPSKPVKPNEVEDISTVV, encoded by the coding sequence ATGACTCCCCTGGACATGTGGCTGTCCCGCTCCATCCCCATGTGCCTGCTCCTCCAGAGCCTGGTCCTCATggccctgtgcttcccttccgcCTCCATGTGTCCCAAGGGATGCGTCTGCCAGCGGGCCCGACCCGACCCTGGCCTCCACCTCGGCCCAGGGCCCCTGGGGCTCCTCCTTGGCCTCAACGTCACCTGCACCGGGTCCCGGCTCAAAGAGATCCCCCCGGACCTGCCTCCAGACACCGCCGTGCTCCGCCTCGACCACAACCAGATCATGGCCGTCCCTGACCACGCCTTCCGGGGCCTGAGGCTGCTGCGGGAGCTCAATCTGTCCCACAATGCTGTGGAGACGCTGGGGGAGGGCGCCTTCAGTGGCGTGGAGGCCACACTGCAGGTCCTCGACCTCTCACACAACCGCATCACTAGTGTGCACAAGGATGCGTTCGCCCGGCTCAAAGCGCGGGTCCTGGTGGACGACAACCCCTGGCACTGTGACTGCACCCTGCAGCAGGCACTGGGCGGCATGGCCCACAACCACGAGGCGGCTGCACGCGTCCTCTGCCGGAGCTCCGAACTCCAGGAGCAGGAGGGACGCCATTTCCTGGCGGTGGACACAGACCTGTGTAACCTGGCCAAGAGGACCACGGACTACGCCATGCTGGTGACAATGTTCGGCTGGTTTGCCATGGTCATCTCCTACGTGGTGTATTACGTACGGCAGAACCAGGAGGATGCCCGGCGACACCTGGAGTACCTCAAGTCGCTCCCCAGCAAGCCTGTGAAGCCCAACGAGGTGGAGGACATCAGTACTGTGGTGTAA